A segment of the Candidatus Doudnabacteria bacterium genome:
GGTCGAATGACCGGACGCCCGATCGGATGATCGGGCGAAATGAAAGGGGGTGAATCTAATGAACAATTATTATCAAAATACATATTCACAGGCAATTACCGATTCTTTGAGCAAACTTTATGATCAATTCATAAATTTTCTGCCAAGCTTCCTGGTCGCTGTTATTTTTTTGGTCATCGGCTGGGTCGTGGTAGTATTTATTGCCAAACTTATCAAACAAGCTTTGCATTCTTTAAGGCTGGATGAGTTCGGAGATAAGTTGGGATTAGATGTGGTCTCTGAGAGAACCGGAATGAAAATGACGGTTTCGGGCACGATCGCCTGGCTGGTCAAGTGGTTCCTGCTGTTGGCCATATTCTTGGCCGCAGCTGATATCCTTGGACTGACTCAGGTCTCAGTGTTCTTAAACAATGTATTATTGTACATTCCTAACGTGATTGCCGGAGCTGCAATACTTTTGGTCGGCACAATGGTCGCCAGATTCCTCGCGAAATTGGTCCGCCATTCTGTCGCTGCGGCAGGTTTGTCTTCTGCCGATATGCTGGGAGCAGTGACCCAATGGTCTGTCATGATCTTTACGATCCTGGCGACCCTGGATCAGCTGAAAGTGGCTCAAGCCTTCGTAGCAACCCTGTTCACCGGCATTATTGCCATGCTTGCAATTGCGGGCGGACTTGCTTTCGGTCTCGGCGGCCGTGATCATGCAACCAAGGTTTTGAATAGGATCGAAAGAGATATCAAATCGTAGGAGATAGGTTATAGTTCTTTCTAAAAATTTCCATCTAAAAAAACAAATCAACCGCATTCCAGCGGTTGATTTGTTTTCCGCCGCCGATCGCGAATTAAGAAACTCCACTATAAATATTGGGGTTGCACATCGGAGTAATATGTGCTATAATATAAGTGTAAGTTTGCAGTGTTTCTGAAACAAAAACAAAAGAAAACAAAATAAAAATCAAACAATGATATCCAAGCTCCGCTTTGGGCTTTTATTGGCGTTAATAGGCATGTTTTTGGCCGGCAGCTATTCCAGTTCTCCGCTGACTGCGCAGCAAATTTTGAATTTGGTCAACCGCGACCGTGAAAAGCACGGTCTTTCTTCATTGTCTCTTAATCCTACTTTGAACTTAGCTGCTCTGGCTAAAGCCGATGACATGATCAATAAAAATTATTTTGCGCATGTGAGTCCCGCCGGCACCAAGCCTTGGGACTGGTTTCTGAGCCTCGGCTATAACTACAGTTACGCCGGAGAAAATCTGGCCGAAGGTTATACTGATCCGTATGAGCTTGAAAATTCCTGGATGAGCAGCCCGGCTCACAGGGCCAATATTTTGTCGCCATTCTATTCCGAAGCGGGTTTAGCCGTCGTTGAGAGGAATAACACGAATATCATTGTCCAATTCTTCGGCAGCAAGGAAAACAAAGTCACATTGAGGCA
Coding sequences within it:
- a CDS encoding CAP domain-containing protein → MISKLRFGLLLALIGMFLAGSYSSSPLTAQQILNLVNRDREKHGLSSLSLNPTLNLAALAKADDMINKNYFAHVSPAGTKPWDWFLSLGYNYSYAGENLAEGYTDPYELENSWMSSPAHRANILSPFYSEAGLAVVERNNTNIIVQFFGSKENKVTLRQ